A stretch of Desulfarculaceae bacterium DNA encodes these proteins:
- a CDS encoding M20 family metallopeptidase, with amino-acid sequence MSPMPDPVKIASELVCLDTVNPPGGEEAAARYLGGLLAGRGLKLDYYQLAPERAGLVATIPGRGGKAPLVFTGHLDTVPLGNAPWSFSAHCGEIKDGLLLGRGAADMKSGVAALAAAAIALADEPAGPADLVFVFTAAEETGCQGALQMGDSGNLPAQAGALLVAEPTDNVPFLGHKGALWLEASAKGKSAHGSMPDMGDNAIYKAARAAAGLESFFAEATAHPQLGKPTLNVGTFSGGSKINMVPDQAVFQIDIRTVPGLEHDELARRIAAQVGPEIALTRLIDLPGFLTPPDEPWTAGVLKLLAREQGQEPVPGYVNYFTDASVLRPALGDPPTVILGPGLPGQAHQTDEFCAVAKIQEAAELYLALARDWQGA; translated from the coding sequence ATGAGCCCCATGCCCGATCCCGTGAAGATCGCCAGCGAACTGGTCTGTCTGGACACCGTGAACCCTCCCGGCGGGGAGGAAGCCGCCGCCCGCTATCTGGGCGGGCTGCTGGCCGGGCGCGGCCTCAAGCTGGACTATTACCAGCTCGCGCCGGAGCGGGCCGGGCTGGTGGCCACCATCCCCGGCCGGGGCGGCAAAGCGCCCCTGGTCTTCACCGGCCATCTGGACACCGTGCCCCTGGGCAACGCGCCCTGGAGCTTCTCGGCCCACTGCGGGGAGATCAAGGACGGCCTTTTGCTGGGGCGCGGCGCGGCGGACATGAAGAGCGGGGTGGCCGCCCTGGCCGCTGCGGCCATCGCCCTGGCCGATGAGCCCGCCGGTCCGGCGGACCTGGTGTTTGTCTTCACCGCCGCCGAGGAGACCGGCTGCCAGGGCGCCCTGCAGATGGGCGACAGCGGCAACCTGCCCGCCCAGGCCGGGGCCCTGTTGGTGGCCGAGCCCACGGACAACGTGCCCTTCCTGGGGCACAAGGGGGCCCTGTGGCTGGAGGCCTCGGCCAAGGGCAAGTCGGCCCACGGCTCCATGCCCGACATGGGCGACAACGCCATCTACAAGGCGGCGCGGGCCGCGGCGGGGCTGGAGAGCTTCTTCGCCGAGGCCACGGCCCACCCCCAACTGGGCAAGCCCACCCTCAACGTGGGCACCTTCTCGGGGGGCAGCAAGATCAACATGGTGCCCGACCAGGCGGTGTTCCAGATCGACATCCGCACCGTGCCCGGCCTGGAGCACGATGAGCTGGCCCGGCGCATCGCTGCCCAGGTGGGGCCCGAGATCGCCCTGACCCGGCTCATCGACCTGCCCGGCTTCCTCACCCCGCCCGACGAGCCCTGGACCGCCGGAGTGCTGAAGCTCTTGGCGCGGGAGCAGGGGCAAGAGCCCGTGCCGGGATACGTCAATTACTTCACCGACGCCTCGGTGCTGCGCCCGGCCCTGGGCGACCCGCCCACCGTGATCCTGGGACCGGGCCTGCCCGGCCAGGCCCACCAGACCGACGAGTTCTGCGCGGTGGCCAAGATCCAGGAGGCGGCGGAGCTCTACCTGGCCCTGGCCCGCGACTGGCAGGGGGCTTAG